A region of Thermococcus argininiproducens DNA encodes the following proteins:
- the aspS gene encoding aspartate--tRNA(Asn) ligase codes for MYRTHYSSQITEELNGKKVRIAGWVHEVKDLGGIKFLWIRDREGITQVAAPKKKVSEELFKLIPKLNSEDVVSVEGVVNFTPKAKLGFEIIPEKIEILSKAGTPLPLDPTGKIKAELDTRLDNRFIDLRRPEVMAIFKIRSSVFRAVRDFFYKEGFVEIHTPKIIATATEGGTELFPMKYFEKDAFLAQSPQLYKQIMMASGLDRVFEIAPIFRAEEHNTTRHLNEAWSIDGEMAFIENEDEVMQLLERLVAYVIGYVREHNERELRALDFELEEPKLPFRRITYTEALEILRELGKDIPWGEDIDTEGEKLLGRYIKEAYDEDLYFIYQYPSSAKPFYIMKYDNKPEISRSFDLEYRGIEITSGGQREHRYDKLKAQIAEKGLNVESFDFYLKAFRYGMPPHGGFGLGAERLVKQMLDLGNIREVILFPRDRKRLEP; via the coding sequence ATGTATAGGACACACTATTCAAGTCAAATCACTGAAGAGTTGAATGGGAAAAAGGTAAGAATAGCCGGATGGGTACATGAAGTTAAGGATCTAGGTGGAATAAAGTTTCTATGGATACGAGACAGAGAGGGCATAACCCAAGTCGCTGCACCAAAAAAGAAAGTATCTGAAGAGCTATTTAAACTTATACCAAAGCTCAATAGTGAAGATGTAGTTTCGGTTGAAGGAGTTGTTAACTTCACTCCAAAAGCAAAATTGGGTTTTGAAATTATTCCTGAAAAAATTGAGATTCTGTCAAAAGCCGGGACACCACTCCCATTAGACCCAACTGGAAAGATTAAAGCTGAATTGGATACTAGGCTTGATAATCGTTTTATAGATCTAAGAAGGCCAGAAGTCATGGCAATATTCAAAATCCGTTCAAGTGTCTTTAGAGCAGTTAGAGACTTCTTTTATAAGGAAGGCTTTGTAGAAATTCACACTCCCAAAATAATAGCTACAGCTACAGAGGGTGGAACTGAACTCTTTCCTATGAAATATTTTGAGAAGGATGCTTTTTTGGCCCAGTCTCCGCAGCTTTACAAACAAATTATGATGGCTTCAGGGTTGGACAGAGTCTTTGAAATAGCCCCAATATTTAGAGCTGAGGAACACAATACTACTAGACACCTAAATGAGGCTTGGAGTATTGATGGAGAAATGGCGTTTATAGAGAACGAAGATGAAGTGATGCAGCTTCTTGAACGCCTCGTAGCATATGTAATTGGTTATGTGAGAGAGCATAATGAGAGGGAACTAAGAGCCCTTGATTTTGAACTTGAAGAACCAAAGCTTCCTTTCAGAAGGATTACTTATACTGAAGCTCTTGAAATCCTAAGAGAGTTAGGAAAAGACATTCCTTGGGGAGAAGATATAGACACTGAAGGGGAGAAACTTCTTGGTCGTTATATTAAAGAAGCCTATGATGAAGACCTCTATTTCATATATCAATATCCTAGTAGTGCCAAGCCTTTCTATATTATGAAATATGACAATAAGCCAGAGATCTCAAGATCATTCGACCTTGAGTATAGGGGGATAGAGATAACCTCTGGTGGTCAGAGAGAACACAGATATGATAAACTAAAGGCTCAAATAGCAGAAAAAGGGCTGAATGTGGAAAGCTTTGACTTTTACTTAAAAGCATTCCGTTATGGCATGCCGCCGCATGGAGGGTTTGGTCTCGGTGCTGAGAGATTGGTCAAGCAAATGCTTGACTTGGGCAATATCCGAGAAGTCATACTATTCCCAAGGGACAGAAAAAGGTTGGAACCATAA
- a CDS encoding HAD family hydrolase, whose translation MRAIFFDIDGTLLTEKPLIMLFLPQVYDTLSKKLGISKGDARLKFLREIAERKNTYEWHDWNFFFKSFGLEFRYEELIKSYPHKIQVFPDVIPTLEWLKEEGYKLGVITSGPEYQKLKLRITKLDMYFDVIVTREDVKTVKPDPRIFLYGCEKLGIEPREAVMIGDDLNQDVYGPRNVGMMAIWINREGIEDYNFATIEIRSLHQLRSILGGFRK comes from the coding sequence ATGAGAGCTATCTTTTTTGACATAGATGGAACTCTCTTAACAGAAAAACCTCTCATTATGCTATTTCTTCCACAGGTATATGATACACTCTCAAAAAAACTTGGAATATCCAAAGGTGACGCTCGACTAAAATTTCTTAGAGAAATCGCAGAAAGAAAAAATACTTACGAATGGCATGATTGGAATTTTTTCTTTAAGAGCTTTGGACTTGAGTTTAGGTATGAAGAGTTGATAAAGAGTTATCCCCACAAAATTCAGGTGTTTCCGGATGTAATCCCAACTTTGGAGTGGTTAAAAGAAGAGGGATATAAGTTAGGGGTAATAACTAGTGGTCCAGAGTATCAGAAATTGAAACTCAGGATAACAAAACTTGACATGTACTTCGATGTTATTGTAACAAGAGAAGATGTAAAAACTGTGAAGCCTGATCCTAGAATATTTTTATATGGGTGTGAGAAGTTGGGAATAGAACCGAGAGAAGCTGTAATGATAGGAGATGACTTAAATCAGGATGTATATGGCCCTAGAAATGTTGGTATGATGGCTATCTGGATAAATCGTGAAGGCATAGAGGATTATAATTTTGCTACCATTGAAATTAGGAGCCTTCATCAGCTTAGAAGTATACTGGGGGGATTTAGAAAATGA
- a CDS encoding Sjogren's syndrome/scleroderma autoantigen 1 family protein codes for MVLSDKEIREIITPLLLSGAKMLDKHCPRCGSPLFELNGKVFCPVCEQRKKHGEVELKSVEENLIQKLNMLANTLPNDVNELRKYLEVMDMIITLLEKYKRMEGRK; via the coding sequence ATGGTACTCAGTGATAAGGAAATTAGAGAAATAATAACACCTCTCTTACTTTCAGGAGCAAAGATGCTTGATAAACACTGCCCCAGATGTGGCTCCCCACTATTTGAACTAAATGGGAAGGTATTCTGCCCTGTTTGTGAGCAGAGGAAAAAGCATGGAGAAGTCGAATTAAAAAGTGTTGAGGAAAATCTGATACAGAAACTGAACATGTTAGCAAACACCCTTCCCAATGATGTTAATGAGTTAAGAAAATACTTAGAAGTTATGGACATGATAATCACACTGCTAGAAAAATACAAGAGAATGGAGGGAAGAAAGTGA
- a CDS encoding HD domain-containing protein, whose amino-acid sequence MKIEEYIHNNASLELIRKAEQFAKNFFEREGTHGFSHIKRVFNLCLHLGKDEGADLEVLALAALLHDIARPLEDKGIVDDHAKESAKIARRFLGSLGYPKIEEVVHAIEAHRFSKPPEPKTIEAKILSDADKLDAIGAIGVARVFMYSGEHGRDIEFSLKHFEEKILKLKDLMYTKSAKKLANERHKFVEEFIKRIQKEIEGEL is encoded by the coding sequence ATGAAAATCGAGGAGTATATTCATAATAATGCTAGTTTGGAGCTTATACGAAAAGCAGAGCAATTTGCTAAAAATTTCTTTGAAAGAGAGGGGACTCATGGATTTTCTCATATTAAACGAGTTTTTAATCTTTGTTTACATTTAGGAAAGGATGAAGGGGCTGATCTTGAAGTTCTAGCTTTAGCAGCATTGCTTCATGATATTGCACGGCCTTTGGAAGACAAGGGAATTGTGGATGATCATGCAAAAGAAAGTGCAAAAATTGCCCGTCGCTTTTTGGGTTCTCTTGGATATCCCAAGATAGAGGAAGTAGTTCATGCAATCGAAGCTCACCGGTTCTCAAAACCTCCGGAACCAAAAACCATTGAGGCAAAAATACTAAGCGATGCGGATAAACTTGATGCCATAGGTGCAATCGGAGTTGCAAGAGTATTCATGTATTCGGGAGAGCATGGGAGAGATATAGAATTCTCATTAAAGCACTTTGAAGAGAAAATATTGAAACTTAAAGATTTGATGTATACCAAAAGTGCAAAGAAGCTTGCTAACGAAAGACATAAGTTCGTGGAGGAATTTATTAAAAGAATACAGAAGGAAATTGAAGGAGAGCTTTAG
- a CDS encoding KH domain-containing protein — MKAPICEVCLKTEDILCPADEKKLQEGVISEMDVRISRMLYKLLGDVDVEFKKAVEAGDLVVIMVGEGNVPLVIGKGGKNIKLLMRELGKRVRVIEGMEIKGTEDIKKLAIDLLYPASVFGVNVVYAPAGQYYKVLILRRDKQKLPERQEILENILSKIVGSDVKISFI, encoded by the coding sequence ATGAAAGCACCAATCTGTGAGGTGTGTCTTAAAACGGAGGATATTTTATGCCCAGCAGATGAAAAGAAACTGCAAGAGGGGGTTATTTCTGAGATGGATGTTAGGATTTCAAGGATGCTTTACAAGCTCTTAGGAGACGTTGATGTAGAATTTAAAAAAGCAGTAGAGGCTGGTGACCTAGTAGTTATAATGGTAGGAGAGGGAAATGTCCCTCTTGTCATCGGGAAGGGTGGCAAAAATATCAAGCTCCTTATGAGGGAGCTTGGAAAGAGAGTGAGAGTAATTGAAGGGATGGAAATAAAGGGGACTGAAGACATCAAAAAGTTGGCAATAGACTTATTATATCCTGCAAGTGTCTTTGGGGTTAATGTAGTGTATGCTCCAGCTGGACAGTACTACAAAGTCTTGATACTTAGAAGAGATAAGCAGAAGCTTCCTGAGAGGCAGGAAATTTTGGAAAATATATTATCTAAAATCGTTGGCTCTGATGTAAAGATCTCTTTTATCTGA
- a CDS encoding helix-turn-helix domain-containing protein has translation MKILEILKNEEATVEEIANRTGMDIPQVKRLLLRLLGQGKIESLEKNENWFGKLKKGIKLKRNSSISKLSLLFPSIH, from the coding sequence ATGAAAATCTTAGAAATTCTAAAAAATGAAGAAGCAACAGTTGAGGAGATTGCAAATAGAACAGGGATGGACATTCCCCAAGTAAAAAGACTTCTATTGAGACTTTTGGGCCAAGGGAAGATAGAAAGTCTCGAGAAGAATGAAAATTGGTTTGGAAAGCTAAAGAAAGGGATAAAGCTGAAGAGAAATTCAAGTATATCTAAGCTTTCTCTGCTTTTTCCCAGTATTCATTGA
- a CDS encoding DUF4392 domain-containing protein translates to MIAHLINTDIYGRDILEVYLEYRKQNFNFLEDAKDLFLKNLDNVLIVTCFPIPPMQIVETDGPPGALALYKAIEKLGGKAEILTCEKIRRALNEFKVNFAENPSVEEYSLLISVETPGRAKDGRYYSMSALEIKMPPFDELFLKARELGIPTIGIGDGGNEIGMGNIAELIKKYIRFGEKITSIIEVDELILAAVSNWGAYGLIAQVSLEVKENLLKNWDERRVLEALISAGVIDGVVKKPQLSVDGIPLELHKNLITLLNSIIESRIG, encoded by the coding sequence ATGATTGCACATCTAATCAACACTGATATCTATGGAAGGGACATTTTGGAAGTTTATTTGGAATATCGAAAGCAAAACTTCAATTTTTTAGAGGATGCTAAAGATCTCTTTTTAAAAAACCTAGATAATGTTCTCATTGTGACATGTTTTCCAATACCTCCAATGCAAATAGTAGAAACTGACGGTCCACCTGGTGCTTTGGCCCTATATAAGGCAATTGAAAAACTTGGAGGGAAGGCGGAGATATTAACGTGTGAAAAAATAAGAAGAGCCCTCAACGAGTTTAAAGTTAATTTTGCAGAGAATCCTTCAGTTGAAGAGTACTCTCTTTTGATAAGTGTTGAAACCCCTGGACGGGCAAAGGATGGAAGATATTATTCGATGAGTGCATTAGAAATTAAAATGCCGCCTTTTGATGAATTATTTTTGAAAGCGAGAGAGCTTGGGATACCTACCATTGGAATTGGGGACGGAGGAAATGAGATAGGAATGGGAAATATTGCCGAACTCATTAAGAAGTACATCAGGTTTGGAGAGAAAATAACTAGTATTATAGAAGTTGATGAATTAATACTTGCTGCAGTTTCCAATTGGGGTGCGTATGGGTTAATTGCTCAAGTTTCTCTTGAAGTTAAGGAGAATCTCTTGAAAAATTGGGATGAAAGAAGAGTTCTGGAGGCTCTAATTTCTGCAGGGGTTATAGATGGGGTTGTTAAAAAACCTCAGCTTAGCGTTGATGGAATTCCACTTGAACTTCATAAGAATCTCATAACCTTGCTTAATTCGATAATAGAAAGTAGAATTGGGTGA
- the hxlAB gene encoding bifunctional 3-hexulose-6-phosphate synthase/6-phospho-3-hexuloisomerase, with the protein MILQVALDLTDIEQAISIAEKAARGGAHWLEVGTPLIKKEGMRAVELMKRRFPDRKIVADLKTMDTGALEVEMAARHGADVVSILGVADNKTIKDAVTVGRKYGIKVMVDLIGVKDKVERAKELEKMGVHYILVHTGIDEQAQGKDPLEDLEKVVKAVKVPVAVAGGLNLETIPTVIEAGATIIIVGGAITKTKDPEGITKKILDLFWGEYMQTIRKAIHDITDHIDMVADSLKLDQVRGMVDAMIGANKIFIYGAGRSGLVGKAFAMRLMHLDFDVYVVGETITPAFGEGDLLIAISGSGETRTIVDAAEIAKKQGGKVVAITSYKDSTLGKLSDVVVEIPGRTKADIPTDYIARQMLTEYKWIAPMGTLFEDSTMLFLDGIIALLMATFQKTEKDMKRKHATLE; encoded by the coding sequence ATGATCTTACAAGTGGCACTTGACTTAACGGATATAGAACAAGCTATTTCTATAGCAGAAAAAGCAGCTCGTGGTGGGGCTCATTGGCTCGAGGTTGGAACACCACTCATAAAGAAGGAAGGCATGAGAGCAGTAGAACTCATGAAAAGAAGGTTCCCTGATAGAAAAATAGTAGCTGACCTGAAGACTATGGATACAGGGGCACTTGAAGTAGAAATGGCGGCTAGACATGGGGCAGATGTCGTCTCGATACTTGGAGTTGCTGACAACAAAACCATAAAAGACGCAGTTACCGTAGGTAGAAAGTATGGAATAAAGGTAATGGTGGACTTAATCGGAGTTAAGGACAAGGTAGAAAGGGCAAAAGAACTTGAAAAGATGGGAGTTCACTATATTCTTGTTCATACAGGAATAGATGAACAAGCTCAAGGAAAAGATCCACTTGAAGATCTAGAAAAAGTTGTAAAGGCAGTAAAAGTCCCGGTTGCTGTGGCCGGCGGGTTAAATTTAGAGACAATCCCTACGGTTATAGAAGCCGGTGCTACCATTATCATAGTTGGAGGAGCAATAACAAAGACGAAAGATCCTGAAGGTATTACCAAGAAGATACTTGACCTCTTCTGGGGTGAATACATGCAAACGATTAGAAAGGCGATTCACGATATCACAGACCATATCGACATGGTAGCTGATTCTTTAAAACTGGATCAAGTCAGGGGAATGGTAGATGCAATGATTGGGGCAAATAAAATATTTATTTATGGCGCTGGGAGAAGTGGTCTAGTAGGAAAAGCCTTTGCAATGAGGTTAATGCACCTTGACTTTGACGTTTATGTTGTAGGTGAAACAATAACTCCTGCGTTTGGTGAAGGAGATCTCCTTATAGCAATCAGTGGGAGTGGTGAAACCAGAACTATAGTAGATGCAGCAGAGATTGCTAAAAAACAAGGGGGAAAAGTTGTAGCAATAACATCATATAAGGATTCAACTCTTGGAAAGCTTTCTGATGTGGTTGTGGAAATACCAGGAAGGACAAAAGCAGATATCCCCACTGACTACATTGCTAGGCAAATGCTCACAGAGTATAAGTGGATAGCCCCAATGGGAACACTTTTTGAAGATTCAACAATGCTGTTTTTAGATGGGATAATAGCCCTATTGATGGCCACTTTCCAAAAGACAGAAAAGGATATGAAGAGAAAACATGCTACATTAGAGTGA
- the trmBL2 gene encoding HTH-type transcriptional regulator TrmBL2: protein MVKEKIVELLQEHFELNLYEARAYVALVGFGILTPAELASVSEVPAPRTYDVLRSLEKKGFALSQPGKANKYRPVHPKNILEKFIEDWQERVKEELEAKKKAKEELIELMTPLIETEIPKYGVERVWVVRGIRNSTLKTQEMLEEVEKEILLADNGYVAANLDKEIVAAVDKGVKAKLLVLKQLLPRLETSKIMDYYKDGKLELRVLDKIELPMLICDEEVFFALEDLAARYFNYETQVWIKDFRIVELFKDKFNEYWEKAEKA from the coding sequence ATGGTAAAAGAAAAAATTGTAGAACTTCTACAGGAACACTTCGAGTTGAATTTATATGAGGCCAGAGCGTACGTTGCTTTGGTAGGCTTTGGAATCCTTACACCTGCAGAGCTGGCTAGTGTTTCAGAAGTCCCAGCTCCTAGAACATATGATGTGCTAAGAAGCTTGGAAAAGAAGGGATTTGCGCTAAGCCAGCCTGGAAAGGCCAATAAATATAGGCCTGTACATCCTAAGAACATTCTGGAGAAATTTATAGAGGACTGGCAAGAGAGGGTTAAAGAAGAACTTGAAGCAAAGAAAAAGGCAAAAGAGGAACTTATAGAGCTAATGACACCTCTAATAGAAACTGAAATTCCAAAATATGGTGTTGAAAGAGTTTGGGTGGTAAGAGGAATTAGAAATTCAACTTTAAAGACACAAGAAATGTTAGAAGAAGTTGAGAAAGAAATACTACTCGCTGATAATGGATATGTTGCGGCAAATCTTGATAAAGAGATAGTTGCCGCGGTGGATAAGGGAGTTAAAGCAAAATTGCTTGTCTTAAAGCAACTACTTCCTAGACTTGAAACTTCAAAAATCATGGATTATTATAAAGACGGAAAACTGGAACTTAGAGTTCTTGATAAGATAGAGCTTCCAATGTTGATTTGTGATGAAGAAGTCTTTTTCGCTTTAGAAGATCTAGCCGCTAGATACTTTAATTATGAGACCCAAGTGTGGATTAAAGACTTCAGAATAGTCGAACTATTCAAGGACAAATTCAATGAATACTGGGAAAAAGCAGAGAAAGCTTAG
- a CDS encoding arginase family protein, whose translation MVTFIPFGEKPNRDGVIYALELLRKNKIIQDFMVVESSNVELLADRLPFDKCYIVGDHLATYGIIKRVKPRALISVDAHTDLMHDYLDHGSWLAYSLEERLIDRASIVGPVLMIPTTEGTSLWTRRVRIFPALPRSRRVRGTWRAYKSLRTSPLKEIIKDMKKYLGDEIYLTVDMDVLKPEYKLARFQHGELTLDELIDIIEEIKKNFKIIACDIAEVSDRIKRSKLGKKALIELYTTLMGEEDGTQ comes from the coding sequence ATGGTCACTTTCATTCCTTTTGGAGAAAAACCAAATAGAGATGGAGTCATATATGCCCTTGAATTACTTAGAAAAAATAAGATAATACAAGATTTCATGGTGGTCGAATCAAGTAATGTTGAACTCTTAGCCGATAGACTGCCGTTCGACAAATGCTACATAGTAGGAGATCACTTAGCCACTTATGGAATAATTAAACGTGTTAAACCACGAGCATTGATAAGTGTCGATGCTCATACTGACTTAATGCATGACTACCTTGACCATGGCTCATGGCTTGCTTATAGCTTAGAAGAGCGACTAATTGATAGGGCAAGTATAGTTGGGCCAGTGTTAATGATTCCCACAACTGAGGGGACAAGCTTATGGACACGGCGAGTTAGGATATTTCCAGCTCTCCCAAGGAGCAGACGTGTAAGAGGGACATGGAGAGCATATAAAAGTTTAAGAACTTCCCCTCTCAAAGAAATCATCAAAGATATGAAAAAATACCTAGGAGACGAAATATACCTAACCGTTGATATGGATGTTTTAAAACCAGAATACAAACTCGCTAGGTTCCAACATGGAGAACTAACATTAGATGAATTGATTGATATTATAGAAGAGATTAAAAAGAATTTCAAAATAATTGCATGCGATATTGCTGAGGTTTCAGACAGAATAAAGAGATCTAAACTAGGAAAGAAAGCCCTAATTGAACTTTATACAACTCTTATGGGGGAGGAAGATGGTACTCAGTGA